The following are encoded in a window of Salinigranum halophilum genomic DNA:
- a CDS encoding D-aminoacyl-tRNA deacylase gives MIGLVVSRADRASEHVGEHLLDLVPWDEREDDSRDAEAGGGTYYTRPGFELRTFDALHLHLDGVASAFADPSLVCFLSRHSGETGPLLSAHFTGNFGPAEYGGGDGELARACPAAQQAVVAALADHAPDGYGVGIECTHHGPSDVGAPSMFVELGSSDAEWDDPAGARAVARAVLDLDGAAADHVDGARTRHVVGFGGGHYAPRFARVVRETDWAVGHVGADWPLEAMGPVGDNHDVLRAAFEESAADLALVDGDRPRLVDAVESLGYRVVSETYLRATDGVPRSLADRVEDGLGPVDEGVRFGAHARVGAGNRTSDASERPAVAFDVADLSREFVDAALGVDAAAARAAVADHTVAFHTEENGRRPTGRVALPTAADADGVSASFDRLVDAICNLLRTRYDEVSREDEAVVARERAFDAAAAADLGVPEGPAFGRLAGGEPVEVDGREVTPEDVHRDRTVRFSV, from the coding sequence GTGATTGGGCTCGTCGTCAGCCGCGCCGACCGCGCCTCCGAACACGTCGGTGAGCACCTCCTCGACCTCGTCCCCTGGGACGAACGCGAGGACGACTCGCGCGACGCGGAAGCGGGCGGCGGGACGTACTACACCCGCCCCGGGTTCGAGTTGCGCACCTTCGATGCACTCCACCTCCACCTCGACGGGGTCGCCAGCGCCTTTGCCGACCCCTCGCTCGTCTGTTTCCTCTCGCGACACTCCGGGGAGACCGGCCCCCTGCTCTCGGCGCACTTCACGGGGAACTTCGGCCCCGCGGAGTACGGTGGGGGCGACGGCGAGTTGGCGCGGGCGTGTCCGGCCGCGCAGCAGGCCGTCGTCGCGGCGCTCGCGGACCACGCGCCCGACGGGTACGGGGTCGGCATCGAGTGCACCCACCACGGTCCCTCCGACGTCGGCGCGCCGTCGATGTTCGTCGAACTCGGGTCGAGCGACGCGGAGTGGGACGACCCCGCCGGGGCCCGCGCCGTCGCGCGGGCGGTGCTCGACCTCGACGGGGCCGCGGCCGACCACGTCGACGGGGCGCGGACCCGACACGTCGTCGGCTTCGGCGGTGGCCACTACGCCCCGCGGTTCGCACGCGTCGTCCGCGAGACCGACTGGGCCGTCGGCCACGTCGGCGCGGACTGGCCGCTCGAGGCGATGGGGCCCGTCGGCGACAACCACGACGTGCTCCGGGCGGCCTTCGAGGAGAGCGCCGCGGACCTCGCGCTCGTCGACGGGGACCGCCCGCGACTCGTCGACGCCGTCGAATCCCTCGGCTACCGGGTCGTGAGCGAGACGTACCTCCGCGCTACGGACGGGGTCCCGCGGTCGCTCGCCGACCGCGTCGAGGACGGACTGGGGCCCGTCGACGAGGGGGTACGCTTTGGGGCGCACGCCCGGGTCGGTGCCGGGAATCGGACGTCGGACGCGTCCGAGCGGCCAGCCGTCGCCTTCGACGTCGCCGACCTCTCGCGGGAATTCGTCGACGCGGCCCTCGGTGTCGACGCCGCCGCGGCGCGGGCGGCCGTCGCAGACCACACTGTCGCCTTCCACACCGAGGAGAACGGGCGGCGACCGACCGGACGCGTGGCGCTTCCGACCGCCGCCGACGCCGACGGGGTCTCGGCGTCGTTCGACCGCCTCGTCGACGCCATCTGTAACCTCCTCCGGACGCGCTACGACGAGGTGTCCCGGGAGGACGAGGCCGTCGTCGCTCGCGAGCGCGCGTTCGACGCGGCGGCCGCTGCCGACCTCGGCGTTCCCGAGGGCCCGGCGTTCGGCCGACTCGCCGGCGGGGAACCCGTCGAGGTCGACGGCCGGGAGGTCACACCCGAAGACGTCCATCGCGACAGAACGGTTCGGTTCTCGGTATAA